The following coding sequences lie in one Isoptericola variabilis 225 genomic window:
- a CDS encoding AlkA N-terminal domain-containing protein, which translates to MTATAETTTSPADPVFAERYRAIAARDARFDGQFFTAVRSTGIYCRPSCPARTPKPQNVTFYLTSAAAHEAGYRACKRCLPEAAPGTPAWNLRRDVAGRAMRLVADGVVDREGVDGLATRLGYTPRHVHRLLVAELGAGPLALARAQRAQTARALLVGTDLRLSDVAFAAGFGSIRQFNDTVAEVFGTTPSELRARRRRTDPAPAREQGAAGEAVVLDLTLPVREPFDALGTLTFLAARAVDGVETAALDGPVLRYARTLALPHGPGAAEVTVRPRAVGRTGRVALRLEVASLADVPVAVARLRRLLDLDADPGAVDAALATDPALAPLVAATPGIRVPGTVDPHETVVRAIVGQQISVAAARTHLSRLAAAAGTPYASRIGGLTRLFPTAAQVADDGGTHLRLPARTRGTVVAVARALADGELAVGVGDDPDALRAALVARRGIGPWTAAYVAMRVLGDPDAWLDGDVALLAGARAAGVLPEAAAAPHRALAARAAAWAPWRSYAAVHLWRAAAPLAAPSTTTSPRPEGTAP; encoded by the coding sequence ATGACAGCGACCGCGGAGACGACGACCAGCCCGGCGGACCCGGTGTTCGCCGAGCGGTACCGTGCGATCGCCGCGCGGGACGCCCGGTTCGACGGGCAGTTCTTCACCGCCGTGCGCAGCACCGGGATCTACTGCCGTCCGTCGTGCCCCGCGCGCACGCCCAAGCCCCAGAACGTCACCTTCTACCTCACGTCCGCCGCGGCGCACGAGGCGGGCTACCGCGCGTGCAAGCGGTGCCTGCCCGAGGCGGCGCCCGGCACGCCCGCGTGGAACCTGCGACGCGACGTCGCGGGCCGCGCGATGCGGCTCGTCGCCGACGGCGTCGTCGACCGCGAGGGGGTCGACGGGCTCGCGACCCGCCTAGGCTACACGCCGCGCCACGTCCACCGGCTGCTCGTCGCCGAGCTCGGCGCGGGGCCGCTCGCGCTCGCCCGGGCCCAGCGCGCGCAGACCGCCCGCGCGCTGCTCGTCGGCACCGACCTGCGGCTGTCCGACGTCGCGTTCGCGGCCGGGTTCGGCAGCATCCGCCAGTTCAACGACACGGTCGCCGAGGTCTTCGGCACCACGCCCAGCGAGCTGCGCGCGCGGCGTCGTCGGACGGACCCCGCCCCTGCACGCGAGCAGGGGGCGGCGGGCGAGGCCGTGGTGCTCGACCTCACGCTCCCGGTCCGCGAGCCGTTCGACGCGCTCGGCACGCTGACGTTCCTCGCGGCACGCGCCGTCGACGGCGTCGAGACGGCCGCGCTCGACGGGCCTGTCCTGCGTTACGCGCGCACGCTCGCGCTGCCGCACGGCCCGGGCGCCGCCGAGGTCACCGTCAGGCCGCGCGCGGTCGGCCGCACCGGCCGCGTCGCCCTGCGCCTCGAGGTGGCCTCCCTCGCCGACGTGCCGGTCGCCGTCGCGCGCCTGCGCCGCCTCCTCGACCTCGACGCCGACCCCGGCGCGGTCGACGCCGCGCTCGCCACGGACCCGGCGCTCGCACCGCTCGTCGCCGCCACGCCCGGCATCCGCGTCCCCGGCACGGTGGACCCGCACGAGACCGTCGTGCGGGCGATCGTCGGCCAGCAGATCAGCGTCGCGGCGGCACGCACGCACCTGTCGCGGCTCGCGGCGGCGGCCGGCACCCCCTACGCGTCACGCATCGGGGGCCTGACCCGGCTCTTCCCCACGGCCGCCCAGGTCGCCGACGACGGCGGCACGCACCTGCGCCTGCCCGCCCGGACGCGCGGGACCGTCGTCGCCGTCGCCCGCGCGCTGGCCGACGGCGAGCTCGCCGTCGGCGTCGGGGACGACCCCGACGCCCTGCGCGCGGCGCTCGTCGCCCGCCGCGGGATCGGCCCGTGGACGGCCGCGTACGTCGCGATGCGCGTGCTCGGCGACCCCGACGCCTGGCTCGACGGCGACGTCGCGCTCCTCGCCGGCGCCCGCGCGGCCGGCGTCCTGCCCGAGGCGGCCGCGGCACCGCACCGGGCGCTCGCCGCGCGCGCGGCCGCCTGGGCGCCGTGGCGCTCGTACGCCGCGGTGCACCTGTGGCGCGCGGCGGCACCGCTCGCCGCGCCGTCCACGACCACCAGCCCCCGTCCGGAAGGGACCGCACCATGA